A DNA window from Capnocytophaga sp. ARDL2 contains the following coding sequences:
- a CDS encoding GLPGLI family protein — protein sequence MSVNITGSTRFQKTSLSNNVQFKDGAFYVSIDTSDEKGYVICRNFNEKSMLLRNTKYPVHPPHVVIENWLEIKWKLTDKYKEIESLTCRKAIGEFNGRTYEAWYAIDLPISIGPWKLFGLPGIIL from the coding sequence TTGAGTGTTAATATTACAGGTTCTACGAGATTTCAAAAAACATCACTTTCAAATAATGTACAGTTTAAAGACGGTGCTTTTTATGTTTCTATTGATACATCTGATGAAAAAGGATATGTTATTTGCAGAAATTTCAATGAAAAATCTATGTTATTGCGTAATACAAAATATCCTGTGCATCCACCTCATGTTGTAATAGAAAATTGGTTGGAAATCAAATGGAAATTGACCGATAAATACAAAGAAATAGAATCACTAACTTGTAGAAAAGCCATAGGAGAATTTAATGGACGAACTTACGAAGCGTGGTATGCAATAGATTTGCCTATTTCTATAGGTCCTTGGAAATTGTTTGGATTACCAGGGATTATATTATAA
- a CDS encoding L-threonylcarbamoyladenylate synthase — MEDINKEVATAFEVIKNGGVLLYPTDTVWGLGCDATNADAVKKIFEIKQRMESKSMICLVNGDRLLYQLFPEIPQLAFDILDCSDKPTTLVLDKPKNVAKELIAEDDSLGVRIVKETFCYKLIERMKKPLVSTSANISGQPTPTCFAEISPEIINAVDYVVNLDKQKVCKKSSVVIKLTLDSQVKILRK; from the coding sequence ATGGAAGATATTAATAAAGAAGTAGCAACTGCCTTTGAGGTAATAAAAAACGGAGGCGTACTATTGTATCCGACCGATACCGTGTGGGGATTGGGATGTGATGCAACCAATGCCGATGCTGTAAAAAAAATTTTTGAAATCAAACAACGCATGGAAAGCAAAAGCATGATTTGCTTGGTCAATGGCGACCGTTTGTTATATCAATTATTTCCAGAAATTCCTCAATTGGCATTCGATATATTGGATTGCTCTGACAAACCTACCACTTTGGTACTCGACAAGCCTAAAAATGTAGCTAAAGAACTCATTGCTGAAGACGACTCTTTGGGAGTGCGTATCGTAAAAGAAACTTTTTGCTACAAACTCATCGAACGTATGAAAAAACCTTTAGTTTCGACTTCGGCAAATATCAGCGGACAACCTACTCCTACTTGTTTTGCAGAGATTTCGCCTGAAATCATCAATGCCGTGGACTATGTGGTAAACCTCGACAAACAGAAAGTTTGTAAAAAATCCTCTGTGGTCATCAAACTGACACTTGACAGTCAAGTGAAAATATTAAGAAAATAA
- a CDS encoding CCA tRNA nucleotidyltransferase codes for MIIKQNYKEALNLPIFDIISRAAQELNIDAFVIGGFVRDYILERENNKDIDVVAIGSGIDLALKVSELLPEKPKVQVFKNYGTAMLHFKGTDIEFVGARKESYQRDSRKPIVEDGTLQDDQNRRDFTINALAFSLNQHNFGDITDPFGGIEDLQNQIIRTPLDPDITYSDDPLRMMRAIRFATQLQFIIEKKSLEAITRNAERINIISGERISEELNKILQTDKPSIGFLLLYKTGLLQLILPELTALNQVEEIEGHTHKNNFYHTLEVVDNICPNTDDLWLRWAALLHDIGKAPTKKFNKKQGWTFHGHEFLGGKMAKKIFQRLHMPLNHKMRFVQKMVSMSSRPIVIAEDQVTDSAVRRLVFDAGDDIENLLTLCEADITTKNPKKFKKYHNNFKIVRQKIVEVEEKDHVRNFQPPITGEEIMEIFDLKPSREIGIIKEAIKEAILEGEIGNDYTEAYHFMMKIAQKLNLQAVNPKI; via the coding sequence ATGATTATAAAACAAAATTATAAAGAAGCTCTCAATCTTCCTATTTTTGATATTATTTCTCGTGCGGCTCAAGAGCTAAATATCGATGCGTTTGTCATCGGTGGTTTTGTGCGTGATTATATTTTGGAAAGAGAAAACAACAAAGATATTGATGTGGTTGCCATTGGTAGCGGTATCGATTTGGCTTTGAAAGTTTCGGAATTATTGCCAGAAAAACCTAAAGTTCAGGTGTTTAAAAACTACGGAACAGCTATGTTGCATTTCAAAGGTACAGACATCGAATTTGTGGGTGCAAGAAAAGAATCTTACCAAAGAGACAGCCGCAAACCTATTGTTGAAGATGGTACGCTACAAGACGACCAAAACCGCAGAGATTTCACAATCAACGCATTGGCTTTTTCGTTAAATCAACACAATTTTGGAGATATTACCGACCCTTTTGGAGGCATAGAAGATCTTCAAAATCAAATCATTCGCACACCATTAGATCCGGATATTACCTATTCAGACGACCCATTGCGTATGATGAGAGCTATTCGATTTGCTACGCAATTGCAATTTATCATAGAAAAAAAATCTTTAGAAGCCATTACGAGAAATGCGGAGCGAATCAACATTATTTCAGGAGAAAGAATTTCTGAAGAATTAAACAAAATCTTGCAAACCGACAAACCGTCGATTGGGTTTTTATTGTTGTACAAAACAGGATTATTACAGTTGATTTTACCCGAATTGACCGCTTTGAATCAGGTGGAGGAAATCGAAGGACATACCCATAAAAACAATTTTTATCATACACTGGAAGTAGTGGATAATATATGTCCAAATACTGATGATTTGTGGTTGCGTTGGGCGGCGTTGTTGCATGATATTGGGAAAGCTCCGACGAAAAAATTCAACAAAAAACAAGGTTGGACTTTCCATGGGCATGAATTTTTGGGAGGAAAAATGGCAAAAAAAATCTTTCAACGATTGCACATGCCTTTAAATCATAAAATGCGTTTTGTACAAAAAATGGTATCGATGAGTTCGCGTCCGATTGTCATAGCCGAAGACCAAGTTACCGATTCTGCGGTGCGTCGTTTGGTATTTGATGCAGGAGACGACATCGAAAATCTTTTAACTTTGTGCGAAGCTGATATTACCACAAAAAATCCCAAGAAATTCAAAAAATACCACAACAATTTCAAAATTGTGCGTCAGAAAATCGTGGAAGTTGAAGAAAAAGACCATGTGAGAAATTTTCAACCACCTATTACTGGAGAGGAAATTATGGAAATTTTCGATTTGAAACCTTCACGAGAAATTGGAATTATTAAAGAAGCAATCAAAGAAGCGATTTTGGAAGGAGAAATTGGAAATGATTATACAGAGGCATATCATTTTATGATGAAAATAGCCCAAAAACTCAATTTACAAGCTGTAAATCCTAAAATATAA
- a CDS encoding heme A synthase, whose translation MNATFIKWSKVTLISIYLVIIAGATVRMTGSGMGCPDWPKCFGYYIPPTEEAQLIWNPDRSYNKGQVIIKDEKLWVANENLSPSPQYNPENWNEYTKHDYAIFNVYHTWTEYINRLFGAWAGIACLVLFVLAIRTQKMTFIVWSGIALFLLGFNAWLGATVVFSVLNPVKITTHMIAALLNVAAVIYLIHLAKKQPKKTYSKQFFNLSWIALILTLIQIGLGTQVRQYIDQFSHSGMVEKSLWLSNPDVFFYIHRTFSYVILGIIAYLFMVNKKQNLQHSTIYKIVGLVILETIIGIIMQYAHFPFGTQALHLVFAAILFGYMMKLSLEASR comes from the coding sequence ATGAATGCTACATTTATCAAATGGAGTAAAGTTACCTTGATTTCTATTTATTTAGTAATCATAGCAGGTGCTACGGTACGTATGACAGGCTCTGGAATGGGCTGTCCCGATTGGCCAAAATGTTTTGGATATTACATTCCACCTACAGAAGAAGCTCAATTGATTTGGAATCCAGATCGAAGTTACAACAAAGGTCAAGTAATCATAAAAGACGAAAAATTGTGGGTTGCCAACGAAAATCTTTCACCTTCGCCACAGTACAATCCTGAAAATTGGAACGAATATACCAAGCATGATTATGCTATATTCAACGTTTATCATACTTGGACAGAATATATCAATCGATTGTTTGGAGCGTGGGCAGGTATTGCCTGTTTAGTCCTTTTTGTATTGGCTATACGTACCCAAAAAATGACTTTTATCGTTTGGTCGGGAATTGCTTTGTTTTTGTTGGGATTCAATGCGTGGTTGGGAGCAACAGTGGTTTTTTCGGTATTGAATCCAGTGAAAATCACTACCCATATGATTGCTGCTTTGCTCAATGTAGCTGCCGTCATTTATTTGATACATTTAGCAAAAAAACAACCCAAGAAAACCTACAGTAAACAATTTTTCAACCTATCGTGGATTGCCTTGATTTTAACATTGATTCAGATAGGTTTAGGAACACAAGTACGACAATACATTGACCAATTTTCCCACAGTGGAATGGTAGAAAAAAGTTTGTGGTTGAGCAATCCCGATGTGTTTTTTTACATTCACCGTACATTTTCTTATGTTATTTTAGGAATCATAGCCTATTTGTTTATGGTAAATAAAAAACAAAATTTGCAACATTCCACAATTTACAAAATTGTAGGATTGGTAATCCTTGAAACCATAATAGGAATCATTATGCAATATGCACATTTCCCATTTGGTACACAAGCTTTGCATTTGGTTTTTGCAGCTATTTTGTTTGGATATATGATGAAATTATCGTTGGAGGCGAGCAGGTAG
- the yidD gene encoding membrane protein insertion efficiency factor YidD, producing MKKLLILPFVGLIRFYQTAISPFTLSSCRFSPTCSQYTLEALQKHGLIKGGWLGIKRILSCHPWGKSGYDPVP from the coding sequence ATGAAAAAACTACTGATTTTACCCTTTGTGGGATTGATACGATTTTATCAAACGGCAATTTCGCCATTTACACTATCGAGTTGTAGATTTTCGCCTACATGTTCGCAATATACATTAGAGGCGTTACAAAAACACGGACTCATCAAAGGCGGTTGGTTGGGAATAAAACGCATCTTGAGTTGTCATCCGTGGGGAAAATCAGGCTATGATCCAGTACCGTAG
- the lgt gene encoding prolipoprotein diacylglyceryl transferase — protein MIWNPSEGISIGGFTLRFYSLMFVIAFSLGSYIMKKIYDREGRTQDELDKLVLYTFIATLLGARLGHVFFYDWDYFKNHLSEILFPFKFSPFEFTGFAGLASHGAAVGIIIAMIYYQKSVVKDRPLLWILDRVILPITIGGMFVRFGNFFNSEIYGHITNSSNPFGVKFIRESEFWREKGISAQMITQQNDPNEAYHLIATDPRFATVLEEIPFRHPTQLYEAAGYLVLFSVLFFLYWKTNIRQYLGKMFGIFLVFLWGIRFAVEYVKESQGGFESVLGIFSTGQWLSIPFIIAGIYLWATAKRVGANSNSPK, from the coding sequence ATGATTTGGAATCCATCAGAAGGAATCTCAATAGGTGGTTTTACCTTGAGATTCTACAGTTTAATGTTTGTAATAGCCTTTTCATTAGGTTCTTACATCATGAAAAAAATTTACGATAGAGAAGGTCGTACACAAGACGAATTAGATAAATTAGTTCTCTATACATTTATTGCAACACTTTTAGGAGCAAGGTTGGGGCATGTGTTTTTCTATGATTGGGATTATTTCAAAAACCATTTGTCGGAAATATTATTCCCGTTTAAATTTTCTCCGTTCGAGTTCACAGGTTTTGCAGGATTGGCAAGTCATGGGGCAGCGGTAGGAATCATTATAGCGATGATTTATTATCAAAAATCGGTTGTAAAAGATCGTCCATTGTTGTGGATTTTAGACCGTGTGATTTTACCGATTACGATTGGAGGAATGTTTGTGAGATTTGGAAATTTTTTCAATTCAGAAATTTATGGACACATTACCAATTCGAGCAATCCATTTGGAGTAAAATTTATCCGTGAAAGCGAATTTTGGAGAGAAAAAGGAATTTCAGCTCAAATGATTACACAGCAAAACGACCCAAACGAAGCTTATCATTTGATTGCTACTGACCCAAGATTTGCAACTGTATTGGAAGAAATACCATTCCGTCATCCTACGCAATTGTACGAAGCAGCAGGATATTTGGTATTGTTTTCGGTATTGTTTTTCCTGTATTGGAAAACCAATATTCGTCAATATTTAGGAAAAATGTTCGGAATATTCTTGGTGTTCTTGTGGGGAATTCGTTTTGCAGTAGAATATGTAAAAGAAAGCCAGGGAGGATTTGAATCTGTATTGGGAATATTTTCAACAGGTCAATGGTTGAGTATTCCATTTATCATCGCCGGAATTTATTTGTGGGCAACAGCGAAGCGTGTAGGGGCGAATAGCAATTCGCCCAAATAA